A single window of Solenopsis invicta isolate M01_SB chromosome 3, UNIL_Sinv_3.0, whole genome shotgun sequence DNA harbors:
- the LOC113003269 gene encoding uncharacterized protein LOC113003269 — translation MKKFALHFGISILPFSPLILVGLLVAAVSRVSTELVGIERYFGGTPMHAVQFTQKGYIQFLKWELSVPEIHEFTFCLWVKSTDLTYPHSILSYSRDERERLIRSWISSRGRSIHLEIGGVEVLRRSVRIREHRWYHICQSWENRVGRYALWLDGHLASQGRSEEMTGHVIPEGGDVVLGQEYTDFDKGLEEGIEGSVLGFNLLLASAFDSLDNSGLPHQRPSFRTTNEATGSTEEIHLAAETRTGIVKRDSDPGATRALDRLVSVLFALRPNWSRRISRMNKAEAVGDSAISPPPLNITNDSKKEETPQSIGRHAIAPGIDDWAGEIEPLGKSPGVPLGLQLVKLSYVRCQLGRGSPPIGGPLMLISWSRTPVRVFGGAIIKNVDNECGKFSEARANKEGSV, via the exons ATGAAGAAATTCGCGTTGCACTTTGGAATTAGCATTCTGCCTTTCTCGCCCTTGATCCTCGTGGGCTTGCTCGTCGCAGCGGTTTCGAGAGTATCGACTGAGCTTGTCGGCATCGAGAGGTATTTCGGCGGCACGCCGATGCACGCTGTACAGTTTACGCAAAAAGGCTATATTCAG TTCCTCAAATGGGAATTGTCGGTGCCGGAAATTCACGAATTTACATTCTGCCTCTGGGTGAAGTCGACCGATCTCACGTATCCCCACTCGATCCTCTCGTACTCAA GGGACGAGCGGGAACGTTTGATTCGATCTTGGATATCATCGCGCGGAAGAAGCATTCACCTGGAAATCGGCGGCGTGGAGGTGCTCCGAAGGTCGGTTCGCATACGCGAGCACCGCTGGTATCACATATGTCAAAGCTGGGAGAATCGGGTCGGTCGTTACGCCCTATGGCTCGACGGACATTTGGCGTCGCAAGGTCGCTCCGAAGAG ATGACCGGTCACGTGATCCCGGAGGGCGGCGATGTCGTCCTGGGTCAGGAATACACGGACTTCGACAAGGGGCTCGAGGAGGGCATCGAGGGCTCGGTTTTGGGCTTCAATCTTCTGCTGGCCTCGGCGTTCGATTCTCTCGATAATAGCGGCCTTCCTCATCAAAGGCCTTCATTCCGCACGACCAATGAAGCCACTGGTTCGACCGAGGAGATTCACCTCGCCGCGGAAACCCGGACGGGAATAGTGAAGCGCGATTCGGATCCCGGAGCGACGCGTGCCCTCGACAGGCTTGTGTCGGTCCTATTCGCGCTCCGTCCTAATTGGTCGCGTAGAATTTCTCGAATGAACAAGGCGGAAGCGGTGGGGGACTCCGCAATCTCGCCACCCCCGCTGAATATTACTAATGACTCAAAAAAGGAAGAGACGCCGCAGTCGATTGGCAGGCACGCGATCGCTCCCGGCATCGACGACTGGGCCGGAGAAATCGAGCCGCTTGGAAAATCGCCGGGCGTCCCCTTAGGTTTGCAATTAGTGAAATTGTCCTACGTCCGTTGCCAACTGGGCAGGGGTAGCCCGCCCATAGGTGGCCCGCTGATGTTGATTTCCTGGAGCAGGACGCCCGTGAGAGTGTTCGGTGGCGCCATTATAAAGAACGTCGACAACGAGTGTGGCAAATTCTCGGAGGCTCGAGCCAATAAAGAGGGAAGCGTGTAA